From Vanacampus margaritifer isolate UIUO_Vmar chromosome 8, RoL_Vmar_1.0, whole genome shotgun sequence, a single genomic window includes:
- the LOC144057089 gene encoding tribbles homolog 3-like yields the protein MSVGVAERCLKRLLDEPQDASPKCKRVCPDIPLPPPPDTSPALHFSPAKSPSPKSNQSQSKVKVGPYFLFERCEGEDTYRAVHGATKQQYTCQVLPLPGYQEKLSVYARLGRHGNICGLLDTVIQRDGAYLFLPAHYGDMHAHVRSSKRLGEEEAALLFAQMLEAVAHCHRSGVVLRDVKLRRFVFTDRFRTRVALLGLGDCVVLQRGESDSLSDRHGCPAYVGPELLASGKASYSGRAADVWSLGVSLYTMLMGRYPFQDTRPAALFAKIRRGAFSLPAWLSAPAKCLIACMLRKSPAERLRASELLMHPWLSGRRAPPHAAPPLGSARAPEGRREDDESGDQVVPTCAEKH from the exons ATGAGCGTGGGCGTGGCCGAGCGCTGTTTGAAGAGATTATTGGACGAGCCCCAGGATGCATCGCCCAAATGCAAAAGAGTATGTCCGGACATTCCGCTGCCTCCCCCTCCCGACACGAGCCCGGCGCTTCACTTCAGTCCGGCTAAAAGCCCCTCCCCTAAGTCCAACCAGAGCCAATCAAAAGTCAAGGTCGGGCCCTACTTCCTGTTTGAGCGCTGCGAGGGCGAGGACACGTATAGAGCTGTGCACGGCGCCACAAAGCAGCAGTACACGTGTCAG GTCTTGCCGCTGCCCGGCTACCAGGAGAAGTTGTCAGTGTACGCCCGGCTGGGTCGCCACGGCAACATCTGCGGCCTCCTGGACACGGTGATACAGCGGGACGGCGCCTACCTCTTCCTGCCCGCCCATTACGGCGACATGCACGCCCATGTGCGCAGCAGCAAGCGCCTCGGCGAGGAGGAAGCGGCGCTCCTGTTTGCGCAGATGCTGGAGGCCGTGGCGCACTGCCACCGCAGCGGCGTGGTGCTGAGGGACGTCAAGCTGCGCCGCTTCGTCTTCACCGACAGATTCAG GACCCGCGTGGCCCTCCTCGGCCTCGGCGACTGCGTCGTCCTCCAGCGCGGCGAGTCCGACTCCCTTTCGGACCGCCACGGCTGCCCCGCCTACGTGGGCCCCGAGCTCCTGGCCAGCGGCAAGGCGTCGTACTCGGGCCGTGCCGCCGACGTGTGGAGTCTGGGCGTGTCCCTGTACACCATGCTGATGGGACGCTACCCCTTCCAGGACACCCGGCCCGCCGCCCTTTTCGCCAAGATCCGGCGCGGGGCCTTCAGTCTCCCCGCCTGGCTGTCTGCGCCGGCCAAGTGCTTGATCGCATGCATGCTCCGGAAGTCACCCGCCGAACGGCTGCGGGCCTCCGAGCTGCTGATGCACCCGTGGTTGAGCGGTCGCCGCGCACCGCCGCACGCGGCCCCGCCGCTCGGCTCGGCCCGAGCGCCGGAGGGGAGGCGCGAGGACGACGAAAGCGGCGACCAGGTGGTGCCCACGTGCGCCGAAAAACactaa
- the LOC144057094 gene encoding snaclec botrocetin subunit alpha-like, with product MAFALGLLLLICGIGRLFTTDVGPWKSDRCPKYWTQLNNRCYIFEEENLSWDEAESRCNYLGGHLASIHSFLQLLVIGELSLQKFAWIGLYTSEENVTMWTDGSSTSFVLDKQGSFKPGCYDIMGHDLAVFNCSFGQPFVCARDLFQCVSICTGED from the exons ATGGCGTTTGCTCTTGGTTTGTTGCTTCTCATTTGTGGAATCGGACGGCTGTTCACTACGGAT GTTGGACCATGGAAAA GTGATCGATGTCCTAAGTACTGGACTCAGTTGAACAATCGCTGTTATATCTTTGAAGAGGAAAATCTGTCGTGGGATGAGGCAGAG AGCAGGTGCAACTATCTTGGTGGCCATCTGGCATCCATCCACAGTTTTCTGCAACTACTTGTGATTGGTGAACTTTCTCTTCAAAAGTTCGCTTGGATTGGACTCTACACCAGTGAAGAG AATGTCACGATGTGGACTGATGGCTCAAGCACATCATTTGTGTTGGACAAGCAGGGATCATTTAAACCAGGCTGTTATGACATCATGG GGCATGACTTGGCGGTTTTCAATTGCAGCTTTGGGCAACCCTTTGTTTGCGCCAGAGATCTTTTCCAGTGTGTCTCAATTTGTACCGGAGAAGACTGA
- the LOC144057092 gene encoding snaclec bothroinsularin subunit beta-like — MTFALGSLLFICGINQLVIATSAVVGFPFRGDRCPPDWVQLNNRCFLLPGQSLPFEQAENACKRLGGNLVSIQSDLELAVVNELTTLTLDAKGVWIGLSSPEEEGAPLRWTDGSDTEFANSQFPGPVAAGCVAIQTNDLVWDVESCDTSQPYVCGRDIYQCVSICAQPPVDLQSPNPDDPPQ; from the exons ATGACGTTTGCTCTTGGCTCGTTGCTCTTCATCTGCGGAATCAACCAACTGGTTATTGCGACT TCTGCTGTGGTTGGATTTCCATTCCGAG GTGACCGATGCCCCCCAGACTGGGTTCAGTTGAACAATCGCTGTTTCCTCCTCCCAGGTCAATCTCTGCCATTTGAACAAGCAGAG AACGCCTGCAAGCGCCTGGGTGGCAATCTGGTGTCCATCCAAAGTGATCTGGAACTGGCTGTGGTCAATGAGCTGACGACTCTGACTTTGGATGCCAAGGGCGTCTGGATTGGACTCTCCAGCCCCGAAGAAGAG GGTGCGCCGCTGAGGTGGACTGATGGCTCAGACACAGAATTTGCCAATTCCCAATTTCCGGGCCCAGTGGCCGCGGGCTGCGTAGCGATTCAAACAAACG ACCTTGTATGGGATGTGGAGAGTTGTGACACATCGCAGCCGTACGTTTGCGGCCGAGACATCTACCAGTGCGTGTCCATATGCGCACAACCTCCGGTCGACCTCCAGTCTCCGAACCCTGACGACCCGCCTCAGTAG